In Halorientalis sp. LT38, a genomic segment contains:
- a CDS encoding ferritin-like domain-containing protein codes for MAVEALEDLFLNELKDIYDAEHRLTDALSKLADHAEQEEIVTAFEEHEKQTEDQIERLETVFEAMGESATREECMASKGMVEETEHFLSEMDPSQEVKDRYAVTAAQKTERYEITVYENMLQWANEGGMHSDVSKALRENLDEEIQALQKLQGIAEEFDYAKLTA; via the coding sequence ATGGCCGTCGAAGCACTCGAAGACCTGTTCCTGAACGAGCTCAAAGACATCTACGACGCCGAACACCGCCTGACCGACGCGCTATCGAAACTGGCCGACCACGCCGAACAGGAGGAGATCGTCACCGCCTTCGAAGAGCACGAGAAACAGACGGAGGACCAGATCGAGCGTCTGGAGACGGTGTTCGAGGCGATGGGCGAATCGGCCACGCGCGAGGAGTGCATGGCCTCGAAGGGGATGGTCGAGGAGACCGAACACTTCCTCTCGGAGATGGACCCGTCCCAGGAGGTCAAAGACCGCTACGCGGTCACGGCGGCCCAGAAGACCGAGCGCTACGAGATCACGGTCTACGAGAACATGCTCCAGTGGGCCAACGAGGGCGGGATGCACAGCGACGTGTCCAAGGCGCTCCGAGAGAATCTCGACGAGGAGATCCAGGCCCTCCAGAAGCTCCAGGGGATCGCCGAGGAGTTCGACTACGCGAAACTCACGGCCTGA